GCGTGGGCGGTGCTCTCGCTAATCCGGAACCCGGCCGCGATATGGGCCAGGGTGTCGTGCTTGCGCAGATATACGAGTGTGATCAAGGCCCGCTGAGAGGCCGGCAGCTTGCACCGGCGGTCACCCTCCCGGGTGACGATCAGCACCGTCAGCCACTCCACCAGGGCATGCGGAAGGTCCAATGCGGCAGGATAGGTAACCAACAAGGCTCCCTGGCTAACGAGTTGAGACGTGAGACATCTCGCTCAACCGTCCGGGAGCCTTGCCCGTTACGCGCCCTCGCCCGTCACCCGATCAGGAGCCAACTCGAAGAAGCTCACTGAGCCCAGCGCGGATGACAAGCCCATCAGCTCGCCCTCGCCCTCGCCAGCGTGGCGGCAGGCCGATCGCGATGCGGTCCGAGCGGCCGTGGGCCTGCCCCCGGAACCCAAGGGCAGCCAGAGGCAGGCCTTCCTCGACGGTCTCAACGCGATCGACAAGGACATCGTTCACGCCAAGGGTGACAAGGCCATCAGCTGCGGGCATCGACACCTGCGGCATGATCAAGGACCACCCGAAGGACTCGGTCAAGCAGACGGAGCAGACCAACAAGCGCTGGACCAGCCCGACCCATCCCGACGGCCACGGCCTGACCAAGGCCGCACGAATCCTGGCTGTCACCCACATGATTATCTGCCCCAGCTACTGACGGGGTGCATGGACGAGGAGTCGTGCGGCACTACGCTTGCCGCCGCGACGGAACGGGGCGGGCCGCTGGTTCGGCGGCTCGTGGGCAAGGCCGGTTTCAGACCCCGCCGGAACCGACCGTGCCCGTGATCCGCAGGGGTGCCGTGCCCGCGCCGACTGCGGCGCCGGTGGAGCGCCCGCCGGGCCTGGGCCCGATCGCGGCCTGGTCGACGGAGGTGCCTCTGCGCCGGGGTGCCTCACGAGCTGATCCGCTGGACCTCCCGGCGCAGCGACCAGATCGCCGCCTGCCTGGAAGAGCTGGAGCACGAGTACGTCACCGCCGTCGACGACGAAGGCGAGCTGAAGTTCCTGCCCGTGGTCTCCGAGCGGGCCCGCGCCAAGCTGAACCGGATCGCCGCCCGCAAGACCCGACCGCCCAAGCAGAAGACCCGGCCGCTCGCACAGCTGCGCGTCTGGTGGAAGACGAGCGCGATTCTGACCTCCGGGGTGGCTGTCGACGTCATCAACTCTCTCCTCGAGTACGCCCGCGCCGCGGCTGCCGCGATCCGGGCCCGGGTCGCGGCCGTGGTTGATGTTGCGCTGGCGGCCGTCGACGTCACCGCGACGGTGTTCGTGATGAACGACGGCGGACGCTTCCACCGCCGGCACCTGCTCGCCGAAGCGCGCCGCCACCTCGCCCTCGTCCTGCGCGGCCGCCGCCGCGAACCCGGCCTGGACGAGATGATCGTGGCCACCGCCATCTCCACGTACTGCCTGGACATCAGCGAGCCGAAGACCGTGATCGGCCTGCTGTCGGACTACCGCCTCTACACCGCCCGGTGGTCCCTGTCCGACCTCCCCGACCGCCGCCACACACCCACCCCCGTGCCCGACCCGGACCGGCAGCCCCCGGCCGATTCCGGCGATTCGGCTGCGCCCCGGGCATGGGGCCAGGACGCGGGGGAGTGGGAGATCCCCCGTATCCCGCTGCAGTACGAGCGCGCTGTCCTCGCCGGTGCGGTGGTGCGGGACAAGCTGCGGACCACCGCCACTGTCACCGCCGTGCGGGGCCGGGCGTTCGACGTCCTCGCGCACCAGCAGGCGGCGATGCCCGAGCAGCTGCTCGCGGCCGCGGCTGCCGACCCCGACGACGAGGACCAGGACGAGGACCAGGAGCCGGAGGTCGGACGCGGCGGGGCGATCGACATGACGGCGTTACGGGCCCTCCGGGAGTCCCGCACCGACGTCGAAGCCCTCGACCTCACTGCCGAGCGGCTGCGCCACCTCCAGGACGCGTTCACCAAGGCGGCCGGCGACTCCCGCACCCGCGCGACCCGCTACGCCCAACAGGACGACGCCGCCGCGGTGCGTCCGGTGCGTCGGGACGATCAGCAGGCGCACCGCCCGCCAGAGCCCGGACCACTGCCTGGACGCCTCGGGGCCGAGCAGCGAAGGACGGCCGCCGTCTCCAACGGAAGCGGCGGCCGGCGGGCGGCACCAGCCCTGACCCAGAGTCGCGCTGACGTTGATCGCCGGGCCGGGCCCGGCGGGATCAGGCGAAGGCCAGGCGATTCAGCTCGGTGATGGTCTGGCTGCGGCCGTCGGAGGGCTCCTGCCGCGCGATCGAGGCGCACCGCCCAGCCGCACCGTCGTCCCGGGTGGATCCGGGTATCGCATACGCGGTGGAGCGGCAGAACGCCGTGATGCGTGAGCTCAGCCAGCGGTCGTTCCCCAATCAGAAGAAGCTCGCCGACGAGCAGCCGACGCCGATAGACAGCGCCATCCTCACGCGGCGCCGCGAATTCGCTGCCACCGAGACTGCTGCCCTGCACCGGGCGCGAGCCGAACGTTCAGGGCCCGGGCCGCGGTAACCCTTCCGCAGGGCGCTCCGCTCCGGTGCACGGCGTGACTGGCGGCGAGGACGCGTCGTGCATCAGCGTTGGCCGCCGCAGGATCACACCGGCCTGGCGCGCACCGGCGGCGGGGCGGGTCTTGAGCGGGTGGCCCGCCCCACCTGTTGTCATGCCGGAGGGACCAGCATCTGTTCGGTGCCGAGGCTGTTGGTGCGGGTGTCGCGGTACATGGTGGTTTCGCCGTCACTCCAGCGGATGACGAGGTCGTTGGTGAGGCTGTCGCCGGTGTAGTTGCCGGTGGTCATGACGACGCTGTGGGTCCAGGTCTTGTTGGGGCCGTGGACCGGTTGCTCGGAGCCGAGGCCGGCGGTGGTGGTGCCTACGTAGTTGTTGAGTGCGCCGCTTGTCCAGCGGACCATGAGGTCCCATTTCTGGTTGCCGGAGTACTGTCCGGCGGTCAGCAGGGTGGCGTCCTTCCACGCGCTGTTGGGGTCCTTGAGTTTGTATTCCTGGCCGAGGGTGCCGGCGCCGACGTTGGTGAAGAGACTGAGTTCGCCGTCGGACCAGCGGACCATGAGGTCGGTGACGTAGGTGGTGGCGTTGAAGCGGCCTGCGGCGATCTGGGTGGCGTGGCTCCAGACGGATCCGGAGGGGGCCATTTCAGTGATGCTGCCGAGGCCGTTGGATCCGATGTCGGCGTGGAGGGTCATGCGGCCGTCGTTCCAGCGGACCATGAGGTCGAACTGGTTCGAGCCGGTGAAATCGCCTGCCGTGATGGTCGCGGCTTCTTTCCATGCCGCGTTGGGTGCCTGGAGCTGGCGTTCGGGGCGGAAGCCGCCGATGCCGTCGCCGGGGTAGAGGGTGGCTTCACCGTCGGTCCAGATGACGAGCATGTCGCTGTGTCCGGTGTTGCTGAAGTCTCCGGAGGCGATCTGCTTGGCGTGCTTCCAGGTTTCTCCGCTGCCCGGGAGTGCTGGGCCGTCGTTCGGGGGCTGGTAGGGGTTGGGGCGTTTCACGTTGTCCGGGCCGATGCCGTTGGCGGCGTCGTTGTAGAGGTCCTGGGCGTCCTTGCCGAAGAGGGGCGCGTACGAGACCCAGTCGACGTTGGCGTCGTTGCCTCCGCCGTTGTATCCGCCGAGGTTGCCGATGACCTGTCCGCTGCGGGTCTTGGCGTCGTAGCCCTTGATCCAGGGGCTGCCGGAGACGCCTCCGTAGTAGCCGCCGCACTCCATCTGCATCTGCCGGAACCGGTGGAGCCGTTTGGTGCGAACGGTGCAGGTGATGGCCCTGTGGGTCGGGTTGTCCTTGAAGCTGCTGGGGTAGCCGACCACGGTCACTGTGTGGTCGTATCCCGATGCCTGGGTGAAGGTCAGTCCGCCGGTGACGTTCTCCACCAGGCCCTTTGCGCTCGGGCCGGCTGTGGCGAAGGCGATGTCGAGGTCGGACGTGGGGCCCTTGGTGTAGTTCTCGTACCGCGGGTCCAGGTAGACGTCGGTGATGGGAAAGATGCCCGAGGGCTGCGAGCCCGCGTCCAGGCCGTGGCGGTACTGCGGTACGAAGATGCGCTGCGTAGCGTTCTTGAGGCCGGTCCCGCAGTGACCTGCGGTGAGCACGAGGTTCTTTCCCTTGCTGCGTACGACGCTGCCGGTGCAGGAGGTGGCGGTGCCGTGGATGGGCTTGCCCTTGTAGAAGAACGTCCCGACCATGGGGAGTCCTTCGAAGTGGCTGGCGGTGGGGGTGTCTGCCGGTGGTGCGGCTGCGAGGCCTCGCGCCGCTTCGGAGGCTCTGCCGCGGTCGGCGTCGATCGGCTTTGCCCGGGCCATGCGCTCCGCGGTCCAGAACGCAAGCTCACCGGACAGGTCAGGACGGGAGGTCGCTGCCTGGTTGGTGGCGGAGCTGGGTGGGGGAGTGGCCGGCGGTGATTCCCGGGGACGGGGAGGAGTTGGGGTGGGGACGGGTGTTGACCGTTCGGGCCGACCGTGCGTCTTGGAGGGGAAGGGCGTGGGTGGGGCGGTCGGTGACGGTAAGGACTCAGCGGGTGTGGGACTGGGTCCGGCTGCGGCGGCCGGAGTCACGAACAGGGCAGCTGCGAGAGTGAGCGTGGTCGCAGTGATCCATCGGGTTCTTCTTCTCAAGGAAGGGCGCTTTCTGGGCGTACTGGTGACGCAGCGGGTTGCATTGGTGCGTCAGTTCGATAAGCAGGCAGGCTATTCAGGGACCTGAAAGATCGTCAACAGAGAATGAAAGGCATCAAATGGGGTTAATCCGAGTCAGCCGCAGCGCCGCAAGCATGGTGATCATCCTGTCGTCGGCAGGGACGGGCGCGGCGTCGGCCTTGCCGGCCACGGACGCGCCGAAGCCACTGCCGAGCGGGGCGTCGCTCTCCGTCCAGCCCGGTGACCGGGTGGCCGTGTCCACGCCGGCCCGGGTCTCCGCTGATGCCCGCAACGGCGTCCGGGTCACGTCCGGCGCGTTCGCCAAGGACGGCATGCTGAGGATGCAGAACACTGTCGTCACGGCCGTCGTGACCATCTCCTGTGCAGCGACTGCCGGTCCCCATGAGGTGTTCCTGAAGCCTCCGGCCGACGAGCAGGAGGAATCAGGTGGCAGCCGGCTGTGGGGAAGCGTGCAGGTGGCTGCGGCCGACGGGCAGGCGCGCGAGGAGTGTACCCGCCGTACGGCGCAGGCGCCGGAGGAGTCGCAGGAGGAGGACTGGGGCCGTGACGCGCCGTGGCCGCAGACGCCGTGGCATGTGCGAACCGTGCAGGCCGGAGCCCGGATCGCCGCTCAAGACAACACGCACACTGCGTATGACGGCCAGGTGAAGCTGACGTCTTCCGGCTTCACGGCCCCTGTGGTGATGCGTGGCGACAAGATGGCCACGGCCACAGCCGCGATCCGGTGCGATGCACAGCCAGGCCTCTACACCGTGGAGTGGAAAGAGGCTGGTAAGTCGCAGAAGGTCTGGGCCCGCTACCGGGTCACACAGGCCGCACCCGACTGCATGGACGCTGAAGCGCAACCCCAGGCAGGAGGCTCGGCGTCGCGAGCCCCGTGGCTGGCCGGGGGCGCAGGCACTCTGCTGGCCCTCACCCTTGGAACGTCACTGTGGCTACGACGCCGACGGGCGAAGTCCAGCTGAACTGCGGCACCCCAACCGGGTTGACTAGGACTACCCGCTCCCTGCGGCCTGGGCGGATGCATGATGCGACCGCCGCACGCAACGAAGGCATCGGGATCTGTTTCCAGCACTGTCCCGACGTCGAGGTCCTCCTCGACGACGGCTGTCTCGGGCTCCGACGTGATCACCCCCGGGCAGGCGGTCATCCCGCCCGGAAGGGCAACAAGATCAGCCCGCCCGAAGTCCTTGAGGCCCGTCGAAGAGCCCGTCACCGGAACTCTTCGAAGCGCATCACTGTCGAACACGCCCTCGTCGACCACAAACGCTGGAAGCAACTGACCCGCTGGCCCCACCGACGCGAGACCCTGCCCGCCACCTGTCAGGCCATCGCACGTCTCGTCTCCGGCCGCGCTGTGGAGACCTGAGAATCGGCCACGACCAGGAGAAACACGCCTCACCCGCTATCACGCACCAGCCCGTTAGTGGTTGTTGTCTTTCCGGTCGTGACCGCAGTGTCTCCGCTGGTCGGACGTGGGCGTGGTCATTCGGTGGGAGGGGTGGTCTGTCGGGTTGTCGCTCTCCGGGTCGCGGATGCCGTCGGTTTCTGGGTTGGTGGAACAGCGGGAGCTCACCGCTCGCCGTCGTGTGGAGGAGTTGCGGGAGGAAGCCGATCGCGTCCAGGCCGAGCTGGTGGTGGTCGAGCAGGGCTGGAAGGAGCGGGTCATTGCCCGCTCGACGGGTCGACGAGGTCTTGGCCCCGAGCGGTGATGGAGCTGCCGGGTCCGGGATGCCATCGAGGTCGTGCGGGATACCGATCCGCAGCCTGAATCGGCTATGGAAACAGCGAAACCGAAATCAGTGGTGCCGATGTGGCGCGCGGGGCGGCGCATGGTGCTCACCGCCGAAGTCTCGCAGTAGAACTGTGACGGGCCGTCTGCCGAGGGGTCTGCAGGAACCGCCCGAACTCAGCCGCACGGAGAGGGATTCACGTCACCAGACCGCTGTTTCTCGCCATTTCCTCCGGGTATCCCGACATGAGTATGGGCCACCGAGCGTAAGAAGTCGTTTCCATTTCAATCGAACTGGGGTGGAATTATCGATTCATGCTGTCACTTTGTGTGAACTGCTGGGTTGTTTTGCGCCAGACTGGCCGATGGCGACGGCAGTGTGGG
This region of Streptomyces sp. NBC_00513 genomic DNA includes:
- a CDS encoding serine protease — protein: MVGTFFYKGKPIHGTATSCTGSVVRSKGKNLVLTAGHCGTGLKNATQRIFVPQYRHGLDAGSQPSGIFPITDVYLDPRYENYTKGPTSDLDIAFATAGPSAKGLVENVTGGLTFTQASGYDHTVTVVGYPSSFKDNPTHRAITCTVRTKRLHRFRQMQMECGGYYGGVSGSPWIKGYDAKTRSGQVIGNLGGYNGGGNDANVDWVSYAPLFGKDAQDLYNDAANGIGPDNVKRPNPYQPPNDGPALPGSGETWKHAKQIASGDFSNTGHSDMLVIWTDGEATLYPGDGIGGFRPERQLQAPNAAWKEAATITAGDFTGSNQFDLMVRWNDGRMTLHADIGSNGLGSITEMAPSGSVWSHATQIAAGRFNATTYVTDLMVRWSDGELSLFTNVGAGTLGQEYKLKDPNSAWKDATLLTAGQYSGNQKWDLMVRWTSGALNNYVGTTTAGLGSEQPVHGPNKTWTHSVVMTTGNYTGDSLTNDLVIRWSDGETTMYRDTRTNSLGTEQMLVPPA